A genome region from Purpureocillium takamizusanense chromosome 8, complete sequence includes the following:
- a CDS encoding uncharacterized protein (COG:U~EggNog:ENOG503NV0K~TransMembrane:12 (i53-76o96-120i132-151o163-186i198-219o225-248i314-337o349-369i381-399o405-424i445-466o478-496i)), with protein MTDYPLDATMTGEQSLPREDETNKTTATAVAVVETDPNKDLTLLQSIKKWPRVVLYCVGLTFAILMYGYDYAIVGTTSAMPSFQRDFGEQLPDGKWILPSLWLGLWTFASPGASIIGAIAGGWFQDWRGRRASLALGSLLCAVGVAISFVSSHPADINGRRGVFLAGKGFQGGAIGMVMTTTQTYMSEIAPPSLRGPLLALFPVFTLLGQLIGAAVIFGCLNLPNGYTICFGTQWVFSAIPLLLSYAIPESPTYLVRRGLLDEARRAQRRLDGHDDVPTEETIAAIRRNIEEERKSARATYRDCFKGANRRRTVIVMFAGVLPQMFGLTLLSKASYFVQVLGMSSTLSVLVLILGIVCGVLANVCSIYIMSRVGRRNLTMYSLAILTILWGAMGVAGIWPGTISMWYSAATMILAITVAGLSVWPASYAVGAEASSLQLRARAQGVGWLTAGVAAAIFGFALPYIYNPDQGDLKAKTAFVFAGLCAVSFVASFWLIPEMKGRTPSEIDRMFEQKLPSRKFSSWRGDESMDGAVIKLDSRTV; from the exons ATGACAGACTATCCGCTCGACGCGACGATGACCGGCGAGCAGTCGTTGCCCCGTGAGGATGAGACGAACAAGacgaccgccaccgccgtcgccgtcgtcgagacggaTCCGAACAAGGAcctgacgctgctgcagtCCATCAAGAAGTGGCCCAGGGTCGTTCTCTACTGCGTCGGCCTGACCTTTGCCATCCTCATGTACGGCTACGACTATGCCATTGTCGGCACCACGTCTGCCATGCCCAGCTTCCA GCGTGACTTTGGCGAGCAGCTCCCCGACGGCAAGTGGATTCTGCCATCGCTATGGCTCGGGCTCTGGACCTTTGCCAGCCCCGGCGCGTCCATCATCGGGGCCATAGCCGGGGGCTGGTTCCAGGactggcgcgggcgacgggcgtcgcTCGCCCTGGGGTCCTTgctctgcgccgtcggcgtcgccatctccTTCGTCTCCAGCCATCCCGCCGACatcaacggccgccgcggcgtcttcctcgccggcaagggcttccagggcggcgccatcggcatGGTCATGACCACGACGCAGACGTACATGTCCGAGATTGCGCCCCCGAGCCTGCGCGGGCCCCTGCTCGCCTTGTTCCCCGTCTTCAccctcctcgggcagctcatcggcgccgccgtcatcttcgGCTGCCTCAACCTCCCCAACGGGTACACCATCTGCTTCGGCACCCAGTGGGTCTTCTCCGCCatcccgctgctgctctcctACGCCATCCCCGAGAGCCCGACCTACCTGGTCCGCAGGGGcttgctcgacgaggcgcgccgcgcccagcgccggctcgacggccacgacgacgtacCGACCGAGGAGACCATTGCCGCGATCCGGCGAAACATTGAAGAGGAACGCaagagcgcgcgcgcgacctACCGCGACTGCTTCAAGGGGGCCAACCGCAGGCGCACCGTGATCGTCATGTTTGCGGGCGTGCTGCCGCAGATGTTTGGCTTGACGCTGCTGTCCAAGGCGAGCTACTTTGTCCAGGTCCTCGGCATGTCGTCGACCCTGAGCGTCCTGGTCCTCATCCTGGGCATCGTGTGTGGCGTGCTGGCCAACGTGTGCAGCATTTACATCATGTCGAGAGTCGGGCGCAGGAACTTGACCATGTACAGCCTGGCCATCCTGACGATCCTCTGGGGGgccatgggcgtcgccggcatctGGCCCGGCACCATTTCCATGTG GTATTCGGCCGCGACCATGATCCTCGCCATCACGGTCGCCGGGCTCAGTGTCTGGCCCGCCTCgtacgccgtcggcgcggaggcctcgtcgctgcagctgcgagcTCGGGCTCAGGGCGTCGGCTGGCTGACGGCaggcgtggccgccgcgatcTTCGGCTTCGCGCTGCCCTACATCTACAATCCGGACCAGGGTGACCTCAAGGCTAAGACTGCGTTTGTCTTCGCGGGGCTGTGCGCCGTCAGCTTCGTCGCGTCGTTTTGGCTGATCCCGGAGATGAAGGGCCGGACGCCCTCGGAGATTGACCGCATGTTTGAGCAGAAGCTCCCGTCGCGCAAGTTTAGTTCATGGAGGGGAGACGAGAGCATGGACGGCGCGGTGATCAAGCTGGATAGTCGGACGGTCTAG
- a CDS encoding uncharacterized protein (TransMembrane:1 (o15-36i)~EggNog:ENOG503P7Y5), with the protein MLAGVQAHLGRTSTVALAALLPTAAVAVPVVYLVYLNGRIRSSTTSRAGRRSSSRQHGNHQEQQERREGSAASETRAPADPRSLPGHVRSDDGSQWVVSYERVVSKPIPASSLSRPPTTTTAADDPAAATGQEEQQQQRPSPLLRAYIRAAHVAFSWTPQALLMRAMIKEPSLKRSFDRDWIDALDFVPGDMVNGVYRASHYSKEAGSVSERSELLIEVPASYKGPPVKGLLVAAIEPAAASSTSDEEDEEAVVFVNETWMWRGVDEPPTLLESPLGGWFHGKLAGWLILKGLSTVVAGRKDKAS; encoded by the coding sequence atgctcgccggcgtccaAGCGCACCTCGGCCGCACCTCGACGgtcgcgctggccgcgctgctgcccaccgcggccgtcgccgtccccgtcgtctACCTGGTCTACCTCAACGGGCGCATCCGCTCTTCCACGACGTCCCGCGCCGGGCGTCGCAGCAGCTCTCGCCAGCACGGGAATCACCAGGAACAGCAGGAGCGGCGTGAGGGATCAGCGGCATCCGAGACGCGGGCGCCTGCGGACCCGAGGTCGCTCCCCGGCCACGTCAGGTCCGACGATGGTTCGCAGTGGGTCGTCTCGtacgagcgcgtcgtctcCAAACCCATCCCCGCGTCCTCCCTCTCGCgtcctcccaccaccaccacggcagCAGacgacccggcggcggcgacgggacaagaggagcagcagcagcaacggccgTCCCCGCTGCTGAGAGCCTACATCCGCGCGGCGCACGTCGCCTTCAGCTGGACGCCGCAGGCCCTGCTGATGCGCGCCATGATCAAGGAGCCGTCCCTCAAGCGCTCCTTCGACAGGGACTGgatcgacgcgctcgactTTGTCCCCGGCGACATGGTCAACGGCGTGTACAGAGCCTCCCATTACAGCAAGGAGGCCGGGTCCGTGTCGGAAAGGTCGGAGCTGCTCATCGAGGTCCCCGCGTCGTACAAGGGCCCGCCCGTCAAGGGCCTGCTCGTGGCCGCGATTGagcctgctgccgcctcgagcacgtcggacgaggaggacgaggaggccgtcgtcttcgtcaacgAGACGTGGATGtggcgaggcgtcgacgagccgcccaCTCTGCTGGAGTCGCCCTTGGGCGGGTGGTTTCACGGCAAGCTGGCCGGGTGGCTCATCCTCAAGGGGCTCAGCACGGTGGTGGCCGGCCGCAAAGATAAGGCAAGCTGA